From Bacteroidia bacterium, a single genomic window includes:
- a CDS encoding transglycosylase SLT domain-containing protein: MKFYTIIIIILLSLSEISFSQNSFFSDKDSTIKIRSNVCKILYRGDSTYRKAFVDSLMYADFWDTIPQPNFWAKLMHLSGDSGFMSVAKTRQIIDINSVAYYSNLNDDQKNSYRDSLRKAYGLSDSTRLFFTTGKKYFYSFKTVIPNIDQSIPVFIDNNVDPWYAQSILLIESPNKLQKSNAGAYGPFQLMKYVARKYGLTINKTIDERKDVKRSAYAASMFISKVCIPTVKNILDSLKISYIENDLWFRLLVMHVYHAGGGNVQNVLYMIKPKEGGLPLIYTVWNTESGSFRNASQNYSQVLLAALREFHSLIKNEAESIQ; this comes from the coding sequence ATGAAATTTTATACAATCATCATAATTATTTTATTAAGCTTGTCAGAAATAAGTTTTTCTCAAAACTCATTTTTTTCTGATAAAGACTCAACCATTAAAATAAGATCAAATGTTTGCAAAATTCTTTACCGAGGGGATTCTACTTATCGTAAAGCATTTGTTGATTCATTAATGTATGCCGATTTCTGGGATACTATTCCTCAACCTAATTTCTGGGCAAAGCTTATGCATTTATCAGGCGACTCTGGATTTATGTCTGTAGCAAAAACGCGTCAAATTATTGACATAAATTCTGTAGCTTACTACTCAAATTTAAATGACGACCAAAAAAACAGCTATAGAGATAGCTTAAGAAAGGCATATGGGTTATCTGACTCCACAAGGTTATTTTTCACAACAGGTAAAAAATATTTTTATTCCTTTAAAACTGTAATTCCTAATATTGATCAGAGCATACCTGTTTTTATTGATAACAATGTCGATCCATGGTATGCACAATCAATATTATTAATAGAAAGTCCTAATAAATTACAGAAATCAAACGCCGGAGCATATGGTCCGTTCCAATTAATGAAATATGTGGCCAGAAAATACGGATTAACAATAAACAAAACTATTGATGAACGTAAAGATGTTAAACGTTCTGCCTACGCAGCATCAATGTTTATAAGCAAAGTATGTATTCCTACTGTTAAAAACATATTGGATAGCTTAAAAATATCTTATATTGAAAATGATCTTTGGTTTAGATTATTAGTAATGCATGTATATCATGCCGGTGGTGGCAATGTTCAAAATGTACTTTATATGATTAAACCTAAAGAAGGAGGTCTTCCACTTATTTACACTGTATGGAATACCGAATCAGGTTCATTCAGAAATGCCTCACAAAATTACTCACAGGTACTATTAGCTGCTCTGCGCGAATTTCATAGTCTTATTAAAAACGAGGCCGAATCTATACAATAA
- a CDS encoding 4Fe-4S dicluster domain-containing protein produces the protein MGINRRDFFKTAGIAGLTLLASDVLSAEKDKVSDVEFKGILYDSTKCVGCQTCETMCAETHHLPAPVGELKPGVNRKTDEQHRTVVNCYKTSKGEVYVKTQCMHCNEPSCVAACLTKAMSKSKEGPVTWNGDKCMGCRYCMVSCPFDVPKFEYNSSNPKIEKCTMCFEKIEKGGLPVCAENCPAEAIKFGTRRELLTEARKRIVENPETYINEIYGEHTAGGTSFMYLSSVPFNEIGLNTNLQDKSYPELSKGFLFSVPSVFVLLPPLLLGIYEATKKNKLNNNIENE, from the coding sequence ATGGGTATAAACAGAAGAGATTTTTTTAAAACAGCAGGAATAGCCGGACTTACTTTGTTAGCATCAGATGTTTTAAGTGCCGAAAAAGATAAAGTAAGTGATGTTGAATTTAAAGGGATACTTTATGATTCAACAAAATGTGTCGGTTGTCAGACTTGCGAAACAATGTGCGCTGAAACTCATCATTTACCTGCTCCTGTTGGTGAATTAAAACCAGGTGTTAATAGAAAAACAGATGAGCAGCATCGAACTGTTGTAAATTGTTACAAAACCTCAAAAGGAGAGGTTTATGTTAAAACACAATGCATGCATTGTAATGAACCTTCTTGTGTTGCAGCATGTTTAACAAAGGCAATGAGTAAAAGTAAGGAAGGTCCGGTAACTTGGAATGGCGATAAATGTATGGGATGTCGTTATTGTATGGTCTCTTGTCCGTTTGATGTTCCTAAATTTGAATATAATAGTTCAAATCCAAAAATTGAAAAATGTACAATGTGTTTTGAGAAAATAGAAAAAGGTGGTCTGCCTGTTTGTGCAGAGAATTGCCCTGCCGAAGCTATAAAATTTGGAACACGTCGGGAATTACTTACAGAAGCAAGAAAAAGAATAGTTGAAAATCCTGAAACTTACATAAACGAAATTTATGGAGAGCATACTGCAGGTGGCACATCATTTATGTATTTATCATCTGTTCCTTTTAATGAAATCGGGTTAAATACAAATCTTCAGGATAAGTCATATCCTGAATTGTCAAAGGGATTCTTATTTTCTGTTCCTTCTGTATTTGTATTGTTACCACCACTTCTATTAGGTATTTATGAAGCTACTAAAAAGAATAAACTAAATAACAATATAGAAAATGAATAA
- the nrfD gene encoding polysulfide reductase NrfD, whose product MNNQDLSIPKDNMGKSTFKFILSELKPKGKWLTPFNIISIPVIIAGAVLIVIRFMHGIGSVTNLTQEVPWGLWIGFDVVTGVAFAGGAYVLTFMVYILNMHKYHSIVRVTVLNGFLAYVFYAGALLLDLGRPWHVVNPIIGNSFGTSSVLFLVAWHFLLYMIAQLIEFSPAVAEWLGAKRARKILSGMTIAAVIFGITLSTLHQSGLGALYLMAKDKIHPLWYSEFIPILFFVSSIFAGLSMVIFEGSISHKVFFKQISEKNHQAQNGIILGLAKICAGAMFAYFFMQLLVFIHGKHWDLLATPMGYWFMVEMLGFVLFPMLLFVYSYKKRSVFTVKLASILTMLGVIINRLDVTVIGFRWDAAIRYIPTWMELVVTLAVIFTEIWIFRWVINRMPVLRDSPVWVNDQK is encoded by the coding sequence ATGAATAATCAGGATTTGTCTATACCAAAAGATAATATGGGTAAGTCAACTTTTAAGTTTATTTTAAGTGAACTTAAGCCAAAAGGAAAATGGCTAACTCCTTTTAATATAATTTCAATTCCGGTAATTATTGCAGGTGCAGTATTAATAGTAATTCGTTTTATGCATGGTATCGGTTCTGTAACAAATCTTACACAAGAAGTGCCGTGGGGATTGTGGATTGGCTTTGATGTAGTTACTGGGGTTGCTTTTGCAGGTGGTGCATATGTTCTAACTTTTATGGTTTATATTTTAAATATGCATAAATACCATTCTATTGTCAGGGTAACTGTTTTAAATGGTTTTCTTGCTTATGTTTTTTATGCGGGTGCTTTGTTGCTCGATTTAGGTCGACCATGGCATGTTGTTAATCCGATAATAGGAAATAGTTTTGGTACAAGTTCAGTATTGTTTCTTGTCGCATGGCATTTTCTTTTATATATGATTGCTCAGTTAATAGAGTTTTCTCCTGCTGTTGCTGAATGGCTTGGGGCAAAACGTGCAAGGAAAATACTTTCAGGCATGACAATAGCTGCAGTAATATTTGGTATAACATTATCCACATTGCATCAATCCGGATTGGGTGCATTATATTTAATGGCAAAAGATAAGATTCATCCACTTTGGTATTCTGAGTTTATTCCAATACTGTTTTTTGTCTCAAGTATTTTTGCAGGACTGTCAATGGTGATATTTGAAGGATCAATAAGCCATAAAGTGTTTTTTAAACAAATCAGTGAAAAAAATCATCAGGCACAAAACGGGATAATTCTTGGTCTAGCTAAAATATGTGCCGGGGCAATGTTTGCATATTTCTTTATGCAGTTACTTGTTTTTATTCATGGAAAGCATTGGGATTTATTAGCAACACCAATGGGATATTGGTTTATGGTTGAGATGTTGGGATTTGTACTTTTTCCAATGTTGCTATTTGTTTATAGTTACAAAAAGAGAAGTGTTTTTACTGTTAAGTTAGCATCAATTTTAACAATGCTAGGTGTTATAATAAATAGACTTGATGTAACTGTTATCGGTTTTCGCTGGGATGCTGCAATAAGATATATCCCAACATGGATGGAATTAGTTGTAACACTGGCAGTGATTTTTACGGAAATATGGATATTCAGGTGGGTTATTAACAGAATGCCAGTTTTAAGAGATTCGCCTGTGTGGGTAAATGATCAAAAATAG
- a CDS encoding glycine cleavage system protein H yields the protein MNDFNYSNIFETKGIEYIAIITFFLILIPFWIILNKQKSISKKIKKVLGILSFDILKIPQGVFHNNNHTWAFLEKNGDASVGLDDFLLHTTGEVKLRTLKIPGETINKGDLITEIIKGDKLLSVASPISGVVIKTNVQLIESPELLNQDPYGKGWIFKIKPSKWKEESRYFYLSDEASRWSKMEIQRFKDFLAQIGQKYSDEPSLAILQDGGELIDNTLSELPDVVWQDFQKSFLNENKFNNNDPVYCVLS from the coding sequence ATGAACGATTTTAATTATTCAAATATATTTGAAACCAAGGGAATCGAATATATTGCAATTATTACATTTTTCCTGATATTAATTCCATTCTGGATTATTTTGAATAAACAAAAATCAATTTCGAAAAAAATAAAAAAGGTTTTGGGAATATTGTCATTTGATATTCTTAAAATACCACAGGGTGTTTTTCATAACAATAATCATACATGGGCTTTTCTCGAAAAGAATGGAGATGCATCTGTAGGATTAGATGATTTTTTATTACATACAACGGGTGAGGTTAAATTAAGAACCCTTAAAATACCTGGTGAAACAATAAACAAAGGCGATTTGATTACTGAAATAATAAAAGGTGATAAATTGTTAAGCGTTGCCTCACCTATTTCGGGAGTAGTAATAAAAACCAATGTTCAACTTATTGAAAGTCCTGAATTGTTAAATCAGGATCCTTATGGAAAAGGATGGATATTTAAAATTAAGCCTTCCAAATGGAAAGAAGAAAGCAGATATTTTTATTTATCTGACGAAGCATCACGTTGGTCAAAAATGGAAATTCAGCGGTTTAAAGATTTTTTGGCACAAATTGGACAGAAATATTCGGATGAACCTTCGTTAGCTATATTACAGGACGGAGGAGAGCTTATTGATAATACTCTTTCAGAATTACCAGATGTCGTTTGGCAGGATTTTCAGAAAAGCTTCTTAAATGAAAATAAATTTAATAACAATGATCCTGTGTATTGTGTTTTAAGTTAA
- a CDS encoding HAMP domain-containing protein produces the protein MALKFKHFFESPLLKKYLRLRSSIYGSVIYIITVLSIFLFVSFGIIFRSVNEEYMKSLIHQRGANAALLVRSALYHSMLENNRNALQSNLDIINRMSGIDEVNLYDSKENLAYSSFTANMVGHSNPNCLDCHQSIKSVLPEKDNYYKVIEIKSECEMNQNDNNHRHLLINSPILNEKSCYTSSCHAHKQNEKVLGSLVIKIPLEDLDNTLEKSSKDFYLLATLTTILLLIFLIFFTRKRIKKPLNALIKASDAVSKGDRNTRLEINPSQLDDMRMVSVAFNDMLDSLQEANNELQNWSQQLEYKVRMKSEELGQAQNELINVEKIASLGKLSLSVAHEINNPLSGILIYTKLVQKQLLNQEFESGKKESVLKHLKMIETETKRCGDIVKGLLDFSRKDQDFFEDKSLHQLLQDTYDLMSHSMKIAKIGFFIDFSATTDTVYCSPNQIKQACIAVLVNASEAVSENGEIVIRTRNSDKDIITVDFIDNGSGISAEDIPHIFDPFFSSKHNARGTGLGLAIVHGIVQSHEGKISVKSELGKGTTISITFPLKNPEKNE, from the coding sequence ATGGCTTTAAAATTCAAACATTTCTTCGAAAGTCCATTACTTAAAAAATATTTAAGGCTAAGATCGTCAATTTATGGTAGTGTAATATACATTATTACTGTATTATCTATATTTCTTTTTGTTTCATTTGGAATAATTTTCAGATCCGTCAACGAGGAATATATGAAAAGTTTGATTCATCAAAGAGGTGCTAATGCTGCATTGCTTGTAAGAAGTGCATTATACCATTCCATGCTCGAGAATAACAGAAATGCTTTACAAAGTAATCTTGATATTATCAACAGAATGTCGGGAATAGATGAAGTGAATTTATATGATAGTAAGGAGAATCTTGCTTATTCATCTTTTACTGCAAATATGGTTGGGCATAGCAATCCAAATTGTCTAGATTGTCATCAAAGTATAAAGTCTGTGTTGCCAGAAAAGGATAATTACTATAAAGTAATTGAAATTAAAAGCGAATGTGAGATGAATCAAAATGATAATAATCACAGGCATTTACTTATTAATTCTCCGATTCTTAACGAAAAGTCATGTTATACAAGTTCCTGTCATGCTCATAAACAAAATGAAAAAGTTTTAGGTTCACTTGTAATTAAAATTCCTTTAGAAGATCTTGATAACACTTTGGAAAAGTCATCAAAAGATTTTTATTTATTAGCAACATTAACTACAATATTACTTCTTATATTTCTTATTTTCTTTACAAGAAAAAGGATAAAAAAACCACTAAATGCGTTGATTAAAGCCAGTGACGCAGTTTCGAAAGGTGATAGAAATACACGATTGGAAATTAATCCAAGTCAGCTTGATGATATGAGGATGGTGTCGGTAGCATTTAATGATATGCTTGATAGTTTGCAGGAAGCTAATAACGAATTGCAAAACTGGTCACAACAATTGGAATATAAAGTTAGAATGAAATCTGAAGAGTTGGGTCAGGCTCAAAATGAATTAATAAATGTAGAAAAGATTGCTTCACTGGGTAAGTTATCACTCTCTGTTGCTCATGAAATTAATAATCCGCTATCAGGTATTCTTATTTATACAAAATTAGTTCAAAAGCAATTATTAAATCAGGAATTTGAATCCGGAAAAAAGGAATCTGTTTTGAAACATCTGAAAATGATAGAAACTGAAACTAAACGTTGTGGGGATATTGTTAAAGGATTATTAGATTTTTCAAGAAAAGATCAGGATTTCTTTGAGGATAAAAGCTTGCATCAATTATTACAGGATACATATGATTTGATGAGTCATTCTATGAAAATTGCAAAGATTGGTTTTTTTATTGATTTCTCTGCAACAACAGATACTGTTTATTGTAGTCCAAATCAAATAAAGCAAGCATGTATAGCAGTTCTGGTAAATGCTTCTGAGGCAGTTTCAGAAAATGGTGAGATAGTAATTAGAACTCGCAATTCTGATAAAGATATTATTACTGTTGATTTTATAGATAACGGTTCGGGTATTTCAGCAGAAGATATACCACATATTTTTGATCCGTTCTTTTCTTCAAAACATAATGCAAGGGGCACAGGTTTAGGTCTGGCAATAGTGCATGGAATAGTTCAAAGTCATGAAGGTAAGATATCGGTAAAATCGGAACTGGGCAAGGGAACTACAATTTCGATAACATTTCCTCTAAAAAATCCTGAGAAAAATGAATAA
- a CDS encoding sigma-54-dependent Fis family transcriptional regulator, translating into MNKKISILIVDDEESVRESLYDWFIEDGYRVECAENAKTALSKLESQNFDIILADIKMPGMDGLEMLRRIKLLKKDSIVIVITAFATVDTAVQALKDGAFDYVTKPFDPDDLSHLIRNAAKQISLAQENETLKERVVSLENVDDLVGISEAMKKVLREVESVAQSNSSVIITGESGTGKELIAKAIHSNSSRKYFPLVSVHCGALTESLLESELFGHEKGAFTGAMYNRKGRFEMADSGTIFLDEIATISSKMQVELLRVLESKTFMRVGGNKEISSDFRVLCATNRNLKQMVEEGTFREDLYYRLNVVNIHVPPLRDRAGDIPILTEYFIKKYCVSMNKPVIPIDSSALKRLEEFDFPGNIRELENMIERAIVIGNGKKITLKDLPIEKNILNISAESLDEQEKGHIAQILIKYDWNISRSAKALQVDRVTLYNKIKKYNLKSFNK; encoded by the coding sequence ATGAATAAGAAAATTTCAATTTTGATTGTTGACGATGAAGAATCTGTAAGAGAGTCTCTTTATGATTGGTTCATTGAAGATGGTTATCGTGTTGAATGTGCAGAAAATGCAAAAACTGCCTTGTCAAAGCTTGAATCACAAAACTTTGATATTATACTGGCAGATATTAAAATGCCGGGTATGGATGGGCTTGAGATGCTCAGAAGAATAAAGTTGTTAAAAAAGGATTCAATAGTAATTGTTATAACAGCCTTTGCAACTGTAGATACCGCAGTGCAAGCGCTTAAGGATGGTGCTTTTGATTATGTTACGAAACCTTTCGATCCTGATGATTTATCGCATCTTATACGTAATGCTGCTAAGCAAATATCACTTGCACAGGAGAATGAAACACTTAAAGAAAGAGTCGTAAGTCTCGAAAATGTTGACGATTTAGTTGGAATTAGTGAAGCTATGAAAAAGGTTCTTCGTGAAGTTGAAAGTGTTGCTCAATCTAATTCTTCAGTTATTATTACAGGAGAAAGCGGAACGGGAAAAGAGTTAATTGCAAAAGCAATTCATTCAAATTCTTCAAGAAAATATTTCCCGCTGGTAAGTGTTCATTGTGGTGCTCTAACTGAAAGTCTTTTAGAAAGTGAGTTGTTTGGACACGAAAAAGGAGCCTTTACTGGTGCTATGTACAATAGAAAAGGTCGTTTTGAAATGGCTGATAGTGGTACAATATTTCTTGATGAAATTGCAACAATTTCGTCTAAAATGCAGGTTGAATTGTTACGGGTATTAGAAAGTAAAACATTTATGCGTGTGGGAGGGAATAAAGAAATTTCCTCTGATTTCAGAGTACTATGTGCTACAAATAGAAATTTAAAACAAATGGTAGAGGAGGGAACTTTTCGTGAAGATTTGTATTATCGATTGAACGTTGTTAATATTCATGTTCCGCCTTTAAGAGACAGAGCAGGTGATATCCCGATTTTAACTGAATATTTTATTAAAAAATATTGTGTTTCTATGAATAAGCCTGTAATTCCAATTGATAGTTCTGCATTAAAACGTTTAGAAGAATTTGATTTTCCGGGAAATATTCGTGAGCTCGAAAATATGATAGAGAGAGCAATTGTAATTGGTAATGGAAAAAAAATTACATTAAAAGATTTGCCAATTGAAAAAAATATTTTAAATATATCTGCTGAGAGTCTTGATGAACAAGAGAAAGGTCATATTGCTCAGATTCTAATTAAATACGATTGGAATATTTCGCGTTCTGCTAAAGCATTACAGGTTGATAGAGTAACATTATACAATAAAATTAAAAAATATAACTTAAAATCTTTTAATAAGTAA
- a CDS encoding archaemetzincin family Zn-dependent metalloprotease, with amino-acid sequence MNLQNITLISFGYFDDDFLLKVADNVQRELFVPVKIREGHIDLSEFYDSARRQYNANLILQFIEKQYATDDSKTLGLFNVDLFIPIFTYIFGQAYLKGRSGIASLFRLNNEHYGIEADENLLLDRFCKEIIHELGHNFGLIHCHVPDCVMRSGTYVEDIDQKSTNFCSKCTKSLVL; translated from the coding sequence ATGAATCTGCAAAATATCACTTTAATTTCTTTTGGATACTTTGATGATGATTTTCTTTTGAAAGTTGCAGATAATGTTCAGAGAGAGTTATTTGTTCCTGTAAAAATAAGAGAAGGGCATATTGATTTAAGCGAATTTTATGATTCGGCAAGAAGACAATATAACGCAAATCTAATTTTGCAGTTTATTGAAAAACAATATGCAACTGACGATTCAAAAACTTTGGGATTATTTAATGTTGATTTATTTATTCCAATTTTCACATATATTTTTGGACAGGCATATTTAAAAGGCAGAAGTGGTATTGCTTCGCTATTTAGATTAAATAACGAACATTATGGTATCGAGGCTGACGAAAATCTTCTGTTGGATCGTTTTTGTAAAGAAATTATTCATGAACTTGGTCATAATTTTGGTTTAATTCATTGTCATGTTCCTGATTGTGTTATGAGATCGGGAACGTATGTTGAGGATATTGACCAGAAAAGCACAAATTTCTGTTCAAAATGCACAAAAAGTTTAGTCTTGTAA